Below is a window of Rattus rattus isolate New Zealand chromosome X, Rrattus_CSIRO_v1, whole genome shotgun sequence DNA.
agcgcccacaggtacctgtgtatcccgacaataaaccaaatcctcttgctgattgcatcctgtggtctcggtctggtcattgagaaggaggacctccatcccgaggggaagttctccctgagaacttttcaatagaaggaattaggtagtgccccatttgtttcaattttgtggaatagtttggataatattggtacgaggtcttctatgaaggtctgatagaattctgcactaaacccgtctggacctgggctctttgtggttgggagacctttaatgactgcttctatttccttaggagttaggggttgtttaactggtttatctgttcctgatttaactttggtacctggtatctgtctaggaaattgtccatttcctgcagattttcaagttgttgaatatagtcttttatagtaagaactgatgattttttgaatttcctctggatctgtagttatgtctcccttttcatttctgattttgttaatttggacacactctctgtgtcctctcgttagtctggctaagggtttatctatcttgttgagtttgtcaaagaaccaacttttggttctgttgattctttctatggtcctttttgtttctacgtggtttatttcagctctgagtttgattatttcctgtcttctactcctcctgggtgtatttgcttctttttgttctagagcttttaggtgtgctgtcaagctgctgacaaatgctctcttctgtttctttctgcaggcactcagagctatgagttttcttcttagcacagctttcattgtgtcccataagtttgggtatgttgtaccttcattttcattaaattccaagaagtctttaatttctttctttacttcttccttgaccaggttattgttgagtagagcattgttcagcttccaggtACACGTTtgcgttcttcccttattattattgaagaccagctttaggccatggtgatctgatagcacgcatgggattatttctatctttctgtacctgctgAGGctcgttttttgaccaattatatggttaattttggagaaagtaccatgaggagctacAAAGAAGGTATagccttttgctttaggatagaatgttctataaatatctgttaagtacatttggttcttgacttctctttgtctgtctacgtctctgtttaatttctgtttccatgatctgtccattgatgcgagtggtgtgttgaaatctcctactgttattgtgtgaggtgcaatgtgtgttttgagctttagtaaggtttcttttacgtatgtaggtacccttgtaNNNNNNNNNNNNNNNNNNNNNNNNNNNNNNNNNNNNNNNNNNNNNNNNNNNNNNNNNNNNNNNNNNNNNNNNNNNNNNNNNNNNNNNNNNNNNNNNNNNNttgcctcttcttgggtatagcttgcctccttatgttgggctttaccatttattgtcctttgtagtgctggatttgtagaaagatattgtgtaaatttggttttgtcatggaatatcttggtttctccatctatgttaattgagagttttgcaggatacagtaacctgggctggcatttgtgttctcttagggtctgtataacatctgtccaggatcttctggctttcatagtctctggcgaaaagtctggtgtgattctgataggtctgcctttatatgttacttgacctttttcccttactgcttttaatattctttctttattttgtgtatttggtgttttgactataatgtgacgggaggagtttcttttctggtccaatttggaggtctgtaggcttcttgtgtgcttatgggcatctctttctttagattagggaagtgttcttctaggattttgttgaagatatttactggtcctttgagctgggagtcttcactttcttctatacttattatccttaggtttgaacttctcattgagtcctggatttcctggatgttttggaccagtagctttttctgctttacattatctttgacagttgagtcaatgatttccatggaatcttctgctcctgagattctctcttctatctcttgtattctgttggtgaaacttgtatctacagctccttgtctcttctttttggttttctatatccagggttgtttccatgtgttcttttttgattgcttctatttccatttttaattccttcaactgattgattgtgttttcccggaattctttcagggattttgtgattcctctctgtaggcttctacttgtttatttatgttttcctgcatttctctaagggagttcttcatgtctttcttgaagtcctccagcatcatgatcaaatatgattttgaatctatatcttgcttttctggtgtgtttggatattccgtgtttgctttggtgggagaattgggctccgatggtgccatgtagtcttggtttctgttgcttgggttcctgtgcttgcctctcgccatcagattatctctagtgttactttgttctgctatttctgacagtggctagactgtcctataagcctgtgtgtcaggagtgctgtagacctgttttcctgttttctttcagccagttatgggaacatagtgttctgctttctggtgtgtagtttttcttatctacaggtcttcagctgttcctgtgggcctgtgcccttagtttaccaggcaggtcgcttggagcagaaaagttggtcttatctgtggtcctgaggctcaagtttgctcgtggggtgttgtttatgagctctccgtgggggcagcagccaggaggacctgtgccgccctttccgggagcccccgtgcacagattcccagatggcatttggtgttttcctctggagtcagagatgtgggcagagtgtagtctcttctggtttcccaggtgtgtctaggaatgtccaattttatggtaaaaataatccctgtatcagcacctgattgaaacattctaagtcCCCAAGTATATCCACGTGTCCAATCCAGGATTCAAACTGtagaggtaaatttaatatttaggagGATGCACcgtccccttgttttagaattagaaccttcacgACAGGAATCTGGGACATGTATATTAGTAGGATAGGAGATAGTATAAGTCAAAACAAcacagtgtattaggtgataaaattcttaagaacagaggaaaggggcCCAGACAAGAAAGCTAGGGGGTGGCCCCttgagagctggtggaacaaccagatcaggtgacaaatagcattcagtcacacagctaaatgaggaagctttcttgggatgaaaaggccattgtaaaataaatgcaagctttgtgcctgtgaaacagaaaggcaagcagaggggcagctggtctgttaccggctgtctctctggacttagatgcTCCTTTgaggagtacctcccttcagtgtcagcttggtggctctgcctctcaagagaggCCAAAAGGGTCAGGAAAGAAGGAGGCCAGTCTCTAAGGCCAATTTTGTCAAGGCCCCTTTATAgttctatttatcttttttaccTGCCCTGAACTCTGTAGTCTCTTCAGGGGCGTGGGTAAGGCTGAATCCAGAAGGggcatttcttgctctgaagagagcaagagggaaggagtgccacccagtctgtgccagtctccatggtcaatttggtcagggtctcttttagaatttttttattctctctacctgtcctggtcttttatctctctttagctctctagcttcctcttctttttgtctcttttcttccctagcttcttgctctttttgtattctctcctctttctcttcctcagtctctctgttatgctatcttctgcatcttcctctacagctactagatgctgtccacttatgtgcacagaccctgaaccacacttcaaccttactttctctgaaaTTTACACTAACTCTCTCAGTAACTTATCTTAACCCTCcaagtttctgtaactttctctttatatcttttatcttagccagatttgtggggcattttctagcccctcggagacccacccttggagcctggcggtaGACCTGGAACACTCCCTGccttcaggggtattgaagtcaacagtcaggagcAAGGatcttccatccatgtctggaacattctttctgacctctagtaggattctgtctctcctcagtggtaaagaagacctgtaacagttactaacaagcatctagatgccaagtggctgacatAAGAATTGTAACCggttcacctgggactttcaggactTCAGTAGCTgtccttcaccaagctgtctcactgggttagagggccatggaaaagaaaacattaatcctgaccttggccacagcctccagttggagtaaggtgaagagccggtgccaagactttctcctcttatcatcctagagtaaagcctgttctgtctggcaaaacaaagttgttgttgttgttgctgttttgtttgacCCATTCATTACTTGACTTTCAGCTCAGCATTTCTACCCTCACCAATCCAAATCCTTCAACTGTGTCAAGTAGTatggctcagtgttagagcattTTCCCAGCATGGGATGACCCTGAGTTCCACCCCCAGCATAGCAAAAATATAAACGAAACAaatagaggaggagagaggagtagCTGAGCAGGGACCCAGTAGAAGCAGAAACATGAAAACAGGCAAAGAACTAGCTTGGGTTAAAGTGGATAGGAATTCATGTCAATTAACTGACAGTTCTGCTGTTAGCATTGCTCAACCCCCCTACAAGCAGTGGAGAACAGATATCTTGTTATTCCTGGTGATGATATTTCAAAGGCATGGTTTTCTGTCCTTGAGAAAGATACAATATAATATAGATTGTGGGTTGAGAACAGACTGCTTTGGAAAAGCCATTGTCTCAGAAAACCCCATGACATTCACTGAGGTTTTTGTCTAGAGCCCTGAATACGGAAAGGAGTGCAGGCCCTAGGCCATGTGAGCTGTGAGGTCTCAGATAACAAAGCAATGAATGAGTATCTCTGGACTTGGGGAAAAGAAGAGCTTTGTCATCACCTCTCCCATGCTGGCAGCATGGAGCATAGCACAGGAAATAATTTCTATCCTGCTCTAGATGCTCCAGCCCATAATTCCAGGTATCTGGCAGGTTGATGCAGGCGGATTGCAAGTACAAGGACTCCTGGGCCAGCAGACTAAATTCAAGGCAGTCTAAGCAATTTGAGTGAGTTAAGTGACACACACCAGCATTTAAAAGGTGGAAacagagagagttcaaggccatccttgccTACTTAAGCAGGCCTCTAGGCttcatgggctacatgagactctgtctaaaaaaaaaaagagagagacaacaaAACAAACGATTTTAAAACCATGGCTAGTCATGGTGgctgacacctttaatcccagaacttgggaggcagaggcaaaggcagaggcagaggcagaggcagagaggcagagagagagaggcagagagagaggcagagaggcagaggcagaagcacaggcagacagatctctgtgagtggggccagccttgtctaaagagtgagttctagggggttgggggtttagctcagtggtagagcgcttgcctagcaagcgcaaggccctgggttcggtccccagctctgaaaaaaaaaaagagtgcattctaggacagccagggatacacagagagaatcAATGGAAGATGTGGGAGAAGTGGTTTTTCCCAGGGCAaaccaattggttatccagtgCTGAATGGTTAGccctgtaaaacacacacaagtaacattattCAGGCTGAATTGGTTTAACTTGAAATTGTAAAGTAATAATTGCAGATGGGCATGCAGTTGAAATATATCTGAATTTATCTTTATCGGCTTTCCTAGATTTTCAACAGTACCTTGCAATACTTAAGAACAATATTGCAACTAGGATGCTGAGATTGGTACTGTCCATGTACAGAATGGTTTGTGAACACAAATATCCACACAGTTGTTCACTTCTAGCTTCCCCCAACACCTTCCAAGACACCTCAATCCACCACAAGAACTCATCACTGACAAAGCACCCATCTCTCTCCATTTGaagactattttcatttttgttttcccaaTGCTGAGCAGGTCTTAGATATGGCATAATGGAGTGCCCCTTTACAATTGGCACCATTTTTGACTCAAAGCATTCTAGGGAGTCTCATGCAAGTTCTCCTGTGTAGCAATGTCCATGCTCCGGCCaccatatacacaaataaatgtgatttggaaaataaaaataaatgcagtctTTGTTTCCTGGACAGCCTTAAGGTGGAGGAGGCTTGTTCTCTGGTCTCTGGTTTTCAtttgtctcctccctctcccacttcctcagcctcaactcttcctcctttccctcataGTGAGGCTTTGACTGAGCCCCTCCAGCCAGTGTCACAGGCACAGGAATACTCGAGTATGTTCTACACACTGTCCCTAGTGGAACATGCATCTCTGAGAATAGATTAGAACTTGTGTTCTGTCACGGCACAATCAGAGTACAGGCAGATAAAGGGCAGGAATGGAAAATCTCACAGAGAGGTTAAGTTGTGATACATGATAAGGATCCAGAAGAGACTAGGATAAATGGGAGAAGAATAATTGCCACCAGGATGTAGGCACAGGAAAAGAGCCAGCAAGAGTGCTGTACACAGGAGGAGGGGGTCATGAAAGTAGGAAGCTTCTGGgagtcctttctcttccttccttccttccttccttccttccttccttccttccttccatccttccttccttccatccttccttctttccatccttccttccttccttcctttctttcagtttttttttgtttggttggtggtgggttttttttttttttgagacaatgtttctctgtgtagacctggctatccCGCAAATCATTCttgtagaccatgctagccttaaactcagaaatctgtctgcctctgcctcccaagtgttgggattaaaggagtatacCAACACTGCTGGGCTCggatctcttttttttaaagtctggttTCCACAATAAAGGCTAGGCTGGCAAGAAGCACAATGTCCCCCTGACCTCAACCTGAAAAATGCTAAGATAAAAAGTTCATAGCAACACATTCAGCTTTCAAATGTCACTTGAAATAATTGGAGTGatgtttaaaatgtgttttcattttaatggtGGAACCTTCTGACATTTCTCATCATTTAGGCTTGCCCATACCCTCATTCAATCCAGTTCTTGGTCTTCTGTTTCCTGTTGTCATTTTTTTCCCGTttttaacatacatacatatacataattgacatttattcattcatgtgtatgattaaagaggaggagggggtgaaTTTGAGAGGGTGTAGGGGCAAGGAGCAAACATGGAAAGGCtagaagggaggagaaggtaAAAATAATCCTCTAGCATGCAGATATATACAGGGGAGactttgtgtgtatgcgtgttgtgtgtgtgcacacaagtgctgAGCCTAGACAGTTTTAGATCTCTTGGGTCTaatgttacaggcagttgtgaaccacctgacctgggtgctgtgaatcaaacacaggtcttctggaagaacagcaagtgctcttaaccactgagccatcattccataCCCTCCcatctgtcatttctttttttaattttaattaaaatataataacatcatttctacttccctctcctccctcctaccATGCCTGCTCTTCTGTTCCTATACCCTCCACAAATCACTACCTCCTCTCCTTAGCCATtgctacatatatgtacaaatgaataaacataattatgatttgtcatttttctaacataatatttttattgactatttgggaatttcacataatgcaTCTCAATTACACTCACCTCCCAGTCCTCTCAGGTCTGCCCTCCAACCTTTGTAGCTTCCCCCCacaaaaagaggagaagaaaaatacCAAGTCCAATTTGGGTTGCTCATATACTCCCTGAAGCACGATCAAACTCCCAGTCAGCAGCCCCTAAATAAAAACGAGTCCTTACTCACTTGTGACGCCCACCAGATAGTTGAGAgcatgtggatgtctgtggtctgtgctgtcacCAGCAACCATGAGCAAATCCATAAACCATGCTCTTGCTGACTGTCAAGGACAACGAAGCTACTCTTGTACTGATGACTATAGACTCAATAGTTGACAAAGGGGGACATAGAAGGTTTTTATGATAACACCTATACCTACCCTTTGCTCTCCAAAAAATGTTATAGTCTAGACAGATGCTGAAGTGTAGTTCTCCACAATTTGTCATTTGTTAATGCCCAATTTCTTACACAATTCCCATTCTGAGTTTCTCAGAGTGGATATGATTTGCTTAGCGCACCCATTAGCGGATAGAACTGTTTGTGTGGGACTACATCGTTATAAGCTATATGTCCTTTAGTCAAAGGAATTCCTTCCCATGCTTTAAAGTCTGAATCTCTGGGAATAATGATCAGCTCTAGATGGCATGTATTCTAAAATCCCAACCTAGCACTGCTTTGTTCTCACCAGTGTGCCATTACACCAGGGCAGTCTGTTGGGTTTTCCAGTGGGATGCAGTGAATTATCTCTGTAAAATGGATAGGGAGGAGAATCTTTAGTACTGAATAGCTATGTGCTGGAGAGTTAGGCATACATAATTATACTTCAGATGTGATGTGCAATGCAACCTCACCATCCTTTCTTCATGAGATCCTACAAGAAGAATATCAAGATGGATACAATATCCTTCCCAATGCAACCAAAGAAGGCCCAGACAAGAAACACACAATGTACCAAAAGTAATTGCAATAAAGACTCATTTAATGGATCAAACATGAGAGTGGCTagttattttacttgtttttaaaacatgtgttTCACCTATATATAAACATGAATTTTGGCCACTCTATTCTCGAGGTGACACTTTATTTTAGTGTCCAAGCCCACTCAAACAAATCCatatcatttctgggtctccccAGCTGCCTGTCAATCAAATAGATAAGAATGTTATTGGAGGGCTTCTGGCATTTTGGCTCTTTAGGTGGGACCACCTCGATGTTCCGTTCTGGTGGGCTTTGAACTGCTTCTGGATTTTCTTTATCCATGTCTGGTATTATCCAATAGCCTCAAGGCAACAGAgaatgtctgaaaaagaaaatgaagccacaTCATCAGGTCAACCCAGAGGCCTCTTTAATAATGCTCCTCCCTGTTTTGTCTGTCAGTTTCTCACACATGAATGCTACATGTCATAGTCAAatactctgtttctttttaaaggactgtgttcgtgtgtgtgtgtgtgtgtgtgtgtgtgtgtgtgtgtgtgtgtgtgtgtgtgtgtggcagattACCTATGGAAGTCACAGAACAACCACATATGGCtttcagggattaaactcagttCATTAGTTTTTGCAGCAACTGGTTGTGCGATCTTGCTAGCCCTCAACTCCTTTTTCTAAATGAAATCCTTCAGCCACATGCTAACTGCTACATTTCCTTTTGTTCCAAGTTATAGAAAAGCAGGGGGAATGTACTCCTTTCGTTTTGCATCTGTCACAGTAAAGTTACAGAGAAACCAGTACACGGATTTCAAGAAGAAAGGGGTGGAATTCCCAGGATTCTGCTGCTTCATTTAGTTGACATCTAGAGAAAAAGAAGGTTAACCAAGAAATTAGGACACAACTCTAAATTATACCAAAACCAGgtatcctgagtgctgagaccaGGATATGGACTTAGAAGGCATAGTCTAGAGAGTTTGTTATGATCATACCTTGGACACTTTCTACAGGAAAGTTTCTCTTATCAGCTTAAACACAAAACTATCATCCTCCTCTCCAGTACTCAACATGATCAGGACTTACTCATCAGATGAGTTTGATGATGAAACAACCAAAAGTCCCCAATGTTACTGGTTTGTGGACTTTAATCTCTCAGACCACTGTAGCATCTCTGTAAGAAATGAGCTGGTGGCACAAGGCATAAGATACCTGCCTTCTCTGCATCTTAGATACTGATTGGTCAGTTCTTACAAGAGTTATGATGGTGCACAATGGACTTAGAACCCTCAAAGAAACAGTTTTATGATAAAACCACTGACCACTGCTCCTGCTTTGTGGCTGACTACAGTAAACAGAAAGAGATGTTACAGACACAAGACATTACCCAAGCAttaacctcacacacacacacacacacacacatgcaagtgccCACagatgccaacacacacacacacacacacacacacacacacacacacacacacacacacacacacctctgcaagtgcctacagaggccaggggAGTGCATCAGATACCCTGGGGCTAGTCTTCCAGTTTTCGAGCCTTCAGAAGTgtatgctgagaactgaattttggttctctgcaagagcagcgagcaCTGAGGTCTTTAGTCATCTCTCTAGGTCCTTAGCCCTCCCCCTCTTACATGGTTTATAGTACACAGTTTATACAGTTTACAGTGGGttgtttcattattaaaatgttgGCCATGAGTAGTCACAATGGCCACAATGTAGTGTTTTCCATGTCTCTAATCTATAACAACTATGCTGTTAGTTAGCATTGATGTTTGACCCAGCTGGGTATTGTCTGTAGGAGGGCCTAATTTCTAGCAGGCCATTGGAGGGTTTATGGTGAGGACAATTTTTTGATCATGCTGCCCTCTGgtggaaatgaaaagaatttcttttctttctggcccCACACTGAACATCTCAGTTCAAGTGAAAATTGAGGGAGTTTAAACCCAGATGCCTAATAGAGGGGCCAAGGTCTCAGTTAGTATTGGTTGGGGTTCTCTAAATAATCATAATATATACAAAGGTCATTTATTAGAATGCATTTCAGGTTGTGGTCTAGctagtccaacagtggctgtctACCAACGATGGGTTCAACAATCTAATAGTCATTCAGTTCCTGATCTGcatgtttcagctggtcttcagtataggCCAGGAACCTAAAAAGTAAGCTTTAAGGCTAGTGAAGGAATGCACTTGCTAGCCAAAGTAAGAGCTAgctgacaaagaaagagaacaagtttccttcttctatgtctttaatataggctgccagcagagtgtgtggcccagattaaaggtggatcttcctgcctcaaaagatctggattaaaggtctatcttcccatctcaaagatccagattagaagtgggtCCTTCTCACTTCAAATGATCTATTTAAGAAACAAATCccccacagatgtgcccagaCATTTTGGTTTTAGCTAATGgtagatatagtcaagttgacaaccaaggttaATCATCATAGATCCACCAACTGTTGACATACATAGCATAAAA
It encodes the following:
- the LOC116888423 gene encoding embryonic testis differentiation protein-like, which codes for MDKENPEAVQSPPERNIEVVPPKEPKCQKPSNNILIYLIDRQLGRPRNDMDLFEWAWTLK